GGCAAGGCCGTCGCCGGTCTTGTTTAGGATTGCATCGAGGGCCGACGGGCTCGGGGCGGTCAGGCAATCGGGCTGGATCATGCCGCGCTTCTGTGACGAGATGAACGGGCCTTCGAGGTGGGTGCCGAGCAATCGAGCTCCGCCAAGGTCACGGCCGATACACTCGGAGACGACCTGCAGGTGGCGATTGTCCTGATCGGGCTTGTAGACCGTCGTCGCCAGATAGGACGTGACGCCGCAGCGGGCGCAGGTCTTGGCGATCGTTGCCAGCGCCGCCGGCGTGGCATCCAGCACGTCGGCGCCGCCGGCGCCCTGAATGTGCACGTCGATGAACCCGGGCGCCAGGAGCCGCCCGCCGGCGTCCAGCACGCGGTCGGCATCCGGTGCGGCGCCTCCAGCGCCAATTTGCGAGATGATGCCGCCATCAACGAGAACCCAGCCGTCCGCATCGACGCCAGCCGCGTCATATAACCTGCAATGGCTTATGAGAAGTGACGCCATACCGTCCTGTCCCCATCCCATCTCGAAGCTTCCTGCAACGACGACCAAGAGAGACTATCCCCGAGAGGATTCGAACCTCTAACCTTTGGCTCCGGAGGCCAACGCTCTATCCAATTGAGCTACGGGGACGAGAACCCATTCGGCTGTCATCTTACCTTCGCGTCCGAATAAGTCAAGCGGGTACCTGTCATTAGTTTTCGGCGTTGCGCCCATGTCCGAATGCGGCACTAAACGGGTAGAGAGCATTGGCATGGTCCCTTTTTGGCACAAGACGCCTCTCGGATGTGCTATAATGGGCTGCAGATTGGAAAGGGTAGCACCGTGAAGACCGCAAAGCAGACAGCAGCCCGACGGGCGTGCGCCGGGGTCCTCATCGTCTTGTTGACCCTCGTCTCGGCCCTCTCGGCCTCCACCGAAGGCTGGCAGCGTCGAGACGTCGATTGGCAGGCCGGAGGCGGCCGGCGGATCAAGGGCATCCATCATCCCGAAGATCGCCCTGTCCCGCTGCAATCACCCAGACGGGAATCGGCCGAACGCTCGGGCCGCCGGAGCATGACCCTCTATTCGGCGCCCGCCGGGCCGGCCACGGCCGCCCTGACGGGCGAGATGCTCGTCGAGTCGCCCCCTGTCGATGGTTTCGTGCCGTGGATCGCGGTCTCCGTCACCACGCGGCGCAAAGCCGAACTGGAGTTCGAGGCCGACGTGGAGACGTCCGTCCGAGGCAGCTATCCCGCCGGGGTGAACCCGCAGACCGACTACATTATAGGACTGTTCGACACCGGGGCCAGCGCCCACGTGATGGGCTACGCAGACGGCCTGCGGGCAGGGGTCTATCCCGGCCTGCTCACGGCCAATGAGACCATCATCAGCGGAGTCACCGGATCGGTGGTCGCCTCCGTGACCAAGCCGCTGGCTCTCTTCATCGACGGCCTGGGCGCGATCGACCCAGAGACGCTGCTGCTCGACTCCTCCAATATGATGGGCGAGAGCAATGTGGCTATCATGGTCGGACAGAACCCGGGGCCCCTTCCCGACCTGCCAACGGCCATCGGCGCGCCGATGAGCGTCTACTACACCACGGTGATCCGCAACGACCGGATGCTGACCGTCGAACGCAACGGCGTGACCTTCACGGCCCCGGATATCCGGCTGTACGAGACGGGTGACCCGCAGGCCCCCCGCTTCTCGACGGTGATCCCCCTGGAACTGCGTCCGCTCGGCGGTATCAGCGTGCAGTACATCCCCACCCTCGACATGGGTCTGGGCGGCCTGGACCTCGACGACATTCTGGGCGGCGGCTTCGGGTCGGACTTCCCGCCGGCCAGCCCCTCCATCATCATCGGGAACTCGTCGCAGAGCCTTTTCTTCGTTCACAGCGTCGATCTCCATGACGGGGAACAGAGCGCAATGGACAAGAATCGCTTCATGCTCGACACCGGCGCCCAGGTCACCGTGGTCGGGTCGCGGATCGCCGCCCGTCTGCAACTCGACCCATCGGAGCCGGAGTTCGAGGTCGAGATTCAGGGCGTCACCGGCGACATCACCATGGCGCCGGGCTACTACGTCGACGCGATCGACATCCCCGCGCTGGGCCAGTGGTTCCGGGCCCGGCAGATCCCCGTCGTCCTGCTGGACATCTCCTCCCCGGAAGGCGGAACGCTCGACGGGATCATCGGCATGAACCTGTTCGTCGATTTCAATCTGATCGTGCGGGGAGGCGGCCTGTTCCTCGATGACGACCCGGCGTTGGAGCTTCAGCGTATCGTGCCCGGCCAGGAAGCGGATGCGGACGCAGGCAACTGATCGACGGACACGATCCGGACGGCCCGTCGCTTG
Above is a window of Anaerobaca lacustris DNA encoding:
- a CDS encoding retropepsin-like aspartic protease, which translates into the protein MKTAKQTAARRACAGVLIVLLTLVSALSASTEGWQRRDVDWQAGGGRRIKGIHHPEDRPVPLQSPRRESAERSGRRSMTLYSAPAGPATAALTGEMLVESPPVDGFVPWIAVSVTTRRKAELEFEADVETSVRGSYPAGVNPQTDYIIGLFDTGASAHVMGYADGLRAGVYPGLLTANETIISGVTGSVVASVTKPLALFIDGLGAIDPETLLLDSSNMMGESNVAIMVGQNPGPLPDLPTAIGAPMSVYYTTVIRNDRMLTVERNGVTFTAPDIRLYETGDPQAPRFSTVIPLELRPLGGISVQYIPTLDMGLGGLDLDDILGGGFGSDFPPASPSIIIGNSSQSLFFVHSVDLHDGEQSAMDKNRFMLDTGAQVTVVGSRIAARLQLDPSEPEFEVEIQGVTGDITMAPGYYVDAIDIPALGQWFRARQIPVVLLDISSPEGGTLDGIIGMNLFVDFNLIVRGGGLFLDDDPALELQRIVPGQEADADAGN